A window from Culex pipiens pallens isolate TS chromosome 3, TS_CPP_V2, whole genome shotgun sequence encodes these proteins:
- the LOC120421334 gene encoding uncharacterized protein LOC120421334, with product MSFSITKLKNILQSSTSVEDSTATSPTTPTSGSTSKFSRKSNRANNNDRLEPEVGFKLTLDPGSCAGYENGGSGDEANGNHSSSGKTSASESSANTVVPELQVHLVGARHLTASFGLKSVEGYMIKIKLFPGTIKLDSSIQTTSWPTFGETFRFPLAASHKSSFRVKKNQPKGEKPQETIPEKLFNGNFVVFTVFALLELPPGYTATLKHKTMTFIRQGSQRLKDKPVIGKLVKDVDPPDAKSANFDQKQNLKKLTTSESQRNLGSVTYFLDPKAFKEVCKGRLFQTEEMWLPIKDITVTGQPAETRAAQIFQCPKGQVEVTLQLCDYTDVNLNDTPSQEDLSFNIEGPYSPSSSTSSSSATSPTPRLRKEPSCGSPPSSSHSQKNRFSFSGVKRIVKSVKNKDKNHKGLCLKISTAKIRCGIKVKEEFEGVNEKIYLKTTVLEHEILSATWKSEPFRPTLSTRWNQDDCTIVVPLSSLSGLGHISIRVALAAKNKVGKKVYLGQVMLGPNAPSTNSVKQEQWQKMVAYKGSPIAVWHSFE from the exons ATGTCCTTCTCCATCACCAAGCTCAAAAACATCCTGCAAAGCAGCACATCGGTCGAGGACTCCACCGCGACCTCACCGACCACGCCAACCTCCGGCAGTACTTCAAAGTTTTCCCGCAAATCCAACCGCGCCAACAACAACGACCGGCTCGAACCGGAGGTCGGCTTCAAGCTAACACTCGACCCGGGTTCGTGTGCCGGCTACGAAAATGGTGGCAGTGGCGACGAGGCGAACGGCAACCACAGTTCATCGGGGAAAACGTCGGCGAGTGAAAGCTCCGCAAACACTGTGGTACCGGAGCTGCAAGTTCACCTGGTGGGGGCGCGCCACCTGACGGCCAGTTTCGGACTTAAGAGCGTTGAGGGGTACATGATTAAGATTAAGCTGTTCCCGGGCACGATAAAGCTGGACTCGTCCATCCAGACGACGTCGTGGCCCACGTTCGGCGAAACGTTCCGGTTTCCGCTGGCTGCTAGTCATAA ATCTTCATTCAGAGTCAAGAAGAATCAGCCAAAGGGTGAGAAACCGCAGGAGACGATTCCGGAGAAGTTGTTCAACGGAAATTTCGTCGTGTTCACAGTATTTGCTCTGTTGGAGCTGCCGCCAGGG TACACGGCCACGCTGAAGCACAAAACGATGACCTTCATCCGGCAGGGCAGCCAACGGCTCAAGGACAAACCCGTGATCGGCAAGCTAGTCAAGGACGTCGATCCACCGGACGCCAAAAGCGCCAACTTTGACCAGAAGCAAAACCTCAAGAAGCTCACCACGAGCGAGAGCCAGCGCAACCTGGGCTCGGTAACGTACTTCCTGGACCCGAAGGCGTTCAAGGAGGTGTGCAAGGGCCGCCTCTTCCAAACCGAGGAGATGTGGCTGCCCATCAAGGACATCACGGTGACGGGCCAACCGGCAGAAACGAGGGCCGCT CAAATCTTCCAATGCCCGAAGGGCCAAGTCGAGGTCACTCTTCAGCTCTGTGACTACACCGACGTCAACCTGAACGACACACCTTCCCAGGAAGATCTGAGCTTCAACATCGAGGGTCCGTACTCGCCGAGCTCGTCCACCTCGTCCTCTTCCGCCACCAGTCCAACTCCCCGCCTGCGGAAGGAACCTTCCTGCGGATCCCCACCATCGTCCTCGCACTCCCAGAAGAACCGCTTCAGCTTTAGCGGTGTCAAGCGGATCGTCAAAAGTGTCAAAAACAAGGACAAAAACCACAAAGGTCTCTGCCTGAAGATCTCAACCGCCAAGATTCGTTGCGGCATCAAGGTAAAAGAAGAATTCGAAGGGGTCAACGAGAAAATCTACCTGAAAACCACCGTCCTGGAGCACGAGATTCTGTCCGCGACCTGGAAGTCGGAACCGTTCCGGCCGACGCTGTCGACCCGCTGGAACCAGGACGATTGCACCATCGTGGTCCCGTTGAGTAGTCTGTCGGGGTTGGGTCACATTTCCATTAGGGTGGCACTTGCCGCCAAGAACAAGGTTGGCAAGAAGGTGTACCTCGGGCAGGTCATGCTCGGGCCGAACGCGCCCAGTACGAATTCGGTCAAGCAGGAACAGTGGCAGAAGATGGTCGCGTACAAGGGGTCACCCATTGCGGTGTGGCACAGTTTTGAGTAG